In Macadamia integrifolia cultivar HAES 741 chromosome 1, SCU_Mint_v3, whole genome shotgun sequence, a single window of DNA contains:
- the LOC122084273 gene encoding uncharacterized protein LOC122084273 — protein MSDEEGEFLDCQYDSFVLETVVPSGPFGFPNVPLPKPQVMTELQSLLDNTKAELVKKNDELNELQSILENTKAELEKKNDELNVLRSLLNSTKAELAKKNDALNELKKQKIDLDWNPEQYRLSIVAITNSMKRVFVDFGLEPPANGDPKSVLKFLEMLHDLIIHKEFSSTFLVAAKGILSSIASIFEKRNGLSIGMEIMNSGLSTPARLIESLFTLRGFIDSHFFINGNVIVKDFCLMNEDDLPVIFQTSAADVVELKQKKIGTKPINNIDKNSIFYGYFNIPTVGMFKGVLTRVHVNLPDEIMVKLQVGTHNLNDKKFWFVSANGAGIFEKELLSPESIGNISNLEDFKFSPSRILGGRADFLGFFCRMNRIFVNEKGTYLKFEFLAGKYSGPRAFFDSRVRYYNEDGAMFDPFQLVQFNVNTPATDILYREVYLPVPNLNASGENYATWIVNEALENECAFTLNGFCFMGKIMKASGNFRENALVSVFFEQSQYGENCYVDALATTFFVLKTEKVEIVNYNDKPKPPKFV, from the coding sequence ATGAGTGACGAGGAGGGTGAATTTCTTGATTGTCAGTATGATTCCTTCGTTCTAGAAACAGTGGTACCGTCGGGCCCTTTCGGTTTCCCAAACGTACCATTACCAAAGCCACAAGTGATGACAGAATTGCAAAGTCTCCTAGACAAtaccaaggctgaattggtGAAGAAGAATGATGAGCTAAATGAATTGCAAAGCATCTTGGAAAAtaccaaggctgaattggagaagaagaatgatgaacTTAATGTATTGCGAAGCCTCCTGAATAGTACCAAGGCTGAATTGGCGAAGAAGAATGATGCACTGAATGAATTAaagaagcagaagattgatCTGGACTGGAATCCCGAACAATACCGACTGTCTATTGTTGCAATCACAAATTCAATGAAGAGAGTGTTTGTTGACTTTGGTCTTGAACCACCAGCAAATGGAGATCCAAAGTCTGTGCTGAAGTTTCTTGAGATGTTACATGATCTGATCATTCACAAAGAATTCAGTTCCACTTTCTTAGTAGCCGCGAAAGGGATATTGTCTTCGATTGCAAGTATATTTGAGAAACGCAATGGCTTAAGCATTGGCATGGAAATAATGAATAGTGGTCTTAGTACTCCAGCCCGTCTCATTGAGAGTCTATTTACCTTAAGAGGCTTTATTGATTCCCACTTCTTTATTAATGGAAATGTTATAGTCAAGGATTTTTGCCTGATGAACGAGGATGACCTCCCAGTTATATTTCAAACTTCTGCAGCAGATGTGGTGGAGCTGAAGCAGAAGAAGATAGGTACGAAACCAATCAATAACATCGACAAAAACTCTATCTTCTATGGGTATTTCAACATTCCAACAGTGGGGATGTTCAAGGGTGTTTTGACGAGAGTTCATGTCAATCTACCAGATGAGATCATGGTGAAACTTCAAGTTGGAACACATAACCTTAATGATAAAAAGTTTTGGTTTGTCTCTGCCAATGGAGCAGGTATATTTGAAAAGGAGCTTTTGAGTCCTGAATCGATAGGCAATATAAGCAATCTAGAAGATTTCAAATTCTCCCCTTCTCGGATCTTAGGTGGCCGGGCCGACTTCTTAGGGTTTTTCTGTAGGATGAATCGAATCTTCGTCAATGAGAAGGGGACATATCTCAAGTTTGAGTTTCTTGCTGGCAAGTATTCAGGACCACGGGCTTTTTTTGATAGTAGGGTTCGTTATTATAATGAGGATGGTGCAATGTTTGATCCTTTTCAATTGGTGCAGTTTAATGTGAACACACCTGCAACTGATATCTTATATCGAGAAGTTTATTTACCTGTGCCAAACTTAAATGCTTCGGGGGAGAATTATGCCACTTGGATTGTGAATGAAGCTCTAGAAAACGAGTGTGCTTTCACGTTGAATGGCTTCTGTTTTATGGGGAAAATAATGAAAGCCTCCGGTAATTTCCGTGAGAACGCTTTGGTCAGTGTGTTCTTCGAACAAAGTCAATATGGGGAGAATTGTTATGTGGATGCTctagcaacaactttctttgTTTTGAAAACAGAGAAAGTAGAAATAGTGAATTACAATGATAAGCCAAAGCCtccaaaatttgtttaa